Part of the Bacillus sp. N1-1 genome, TCTGCGATGACTGGAATGAAGGTAATGGTGTCACCGTATGTATTGCGGAGCTCCATTTCAATTGTATAAATGCTGTTTTCACCGTGACCTAGTAGAATCATTTGATCTGGATTGAATTTCGAAACCTGACGACAGATTTCAGAACCGATGGACCCACCTGCACCAGTAACGAGCACTGTTTTACCTGTGAGCGTTTCTGCAATATTTTCTGTATCCAATTTAATCGGCTCACGCCCTAATAAATCTTCTACTTTTACATCACGGAAGCTGTTAATCGACAATTTACCTGTCATTAAGTCTTCAATCATTGGAATGATTTGCGTTTTCGCTGTTGTTTTCGAGCATTCTTCATAGATGCGCTTCATCTCAACTTTTGAAAGAGATGGAATGGCAATGACGATTGTATCAATTTCAAGTTTTCTCACTTGTTCTTCGATATCTTTCGTTGACCCAAGAACAGGAACACCCATGATTTCTAAGTTCTGCTTTCTGAGGTCATCATCGATAAAGCCAATTGGATTAAGGTCAGAATCAACACTCTGTCTTAACTGCCTTACGATCATTCGACCTGCTGATCCAGCACCGATGACGAGAACGCGCTTCTTCTTGTTTTTCGTATTCATATACGTATCTCGGAACATGCGCCATGCGAAGCGTGATCCTCCGATGAGTAGCATATGAATCATCCAAGTGATCGCTAGCGCTCGGAAGTAAATATCCTGTAGCATAACGAATTGCGCTAGTGCCGCTAGTGCGATCGAGAACGTTACTACCCTGAAAATAACGACTAGCTCCCCGATACTCGCATACTGCCATGCTCGTTTGTATAGCTTGTAATAGTATGAAAAGAAATGATGACCAAGTAAGAGTACAATTGAGCTTGCTATAATGGGCTTTGATGATAGAAAATCGTTATAATTTAAAAGAAAGCTACTAATAAAAATCGCACAAGCTACAATCAATGAATCTATCACGATTAACGACGATAACCGCTTTCGATAAGTCATTTACTTGCACCCCACTTTTGATTTTGTCATTCGCTCTTCAATTGACCGGTTTAATAACCCCTGAATTTCTAGCAGCTTTTGATCTGGTGCATCTTGCTTAATGTACCGAATGGCTTTTCGAATCGATTTTGGCAATTGATCCGTCCCCTTCATTTCACCACTCCCCCTTTTAATAACGGTGACTTATGACGCGCGCCTTAAGTCACGTGATTCTCCCAAAAAAATACTTCCCTAAAGAAGTATTTTCCTATTTATTTCTGCGCGTAGTAGTAATAATAGCTACCGTCTTTCATCTTCTTACGGTTAAGCACAACCCCAAGCAGCTTCCCCTTAGCTGATTCCAAGCGTTCTTTTGCTTTTACGGCTGCTTCTCGTTCTGTTGTGCCACTGCTAATGACAAGCACGGTCCCCTGAACTTTATTTGCAAGAATTTGCGAATCTGCCACCGCAAGTACCGGAGGACAGTCGAAGAGTATAATGTCATAGTGCGAAAGTGCCTCTTCAATGAGCGTATCCATCGCTTTTGAACCAAGAAGTTCAGATGGATTGGGTGGAAC contains:
- a CDS encoding nucleoside-diphosphate sugar epimerase/dehydratase translates to MTYRKRLSSLIVIDSLIVACAIFISSFLLNYNDFLSSKPIIASSIVLLLGHHFFSYYYKLYKRAWQYASIGELVVIFRVVTFSIALAALAQFVMLQDIYFRALAITWMIHMLLIGGSRFAWRMFRDTYMNTKNKKKRVLVIGAGSAGRMIVRQLRQSVDSDLNPIGFIDDDLRKQNLEIMGVPVLGSTKDIEEQVRKLEIDTIVIAIPSLSKVEMKRIYEECSKTTAKTQIIPMIEDLMTGKLSINSFRDVKVEDLLGREPIKLDTENIAETLTGKTVLVTGAGGSIGSEICRQVSKFNPDQMILLGHGENSIYTIEMELRNTYGDTITFIPVIADVQDRERLGEVMKTHRPNVVYHAAAHKHVPLMEANPHESVKNNVIGTKNVAEAASDADVDTFVMVSTDKAVNPTSVMGATKRLAEMIVQQMDKISSTRFVAVRFGNVLGSRGSVIPLFKKQIQKGGPVTVTHPDMVRYFMTIPEASRLVIQAGAMARGGEIFVLDMGEPVKIVDLAENLIKLSGYSVDEIGIKFAGVRPGEKLYEELLGKDEVHDEQIYPKIYVGKSINADLSVVMDFVGRFEDMDKLGVRERALDIAHNRVNSEKELVYAK